The nucleotide sequence TTCCGTTTCAGATACGGGATTCGGAATCGCACCGAACGTTTTGCCAAAAATCTTTCGTACCTTTTTTACAACCAAACAAAAAAAAGGGATGGGACTTGGCCTGTCTGTTTGTGAGAGTATTATGAAAGGCCACGGAGGAAGGATTGCGGTCGAAAGCACCCCTGGCAAAGGGACGACTTTTTACCTTTATTTTCGGGTGGAAGAGCGGAGAGAGGAAAATCGGGTGAGAAGATGAATCTACCGGAGATAAATAGAATTCTGGTGGTGGACGATGAAGTCAATATGCGTGCCCTTTTTGAGAAGATTTTGGGAAAAGAAGGGTACGAGGTTGAAACCGCCTCAACGGGAGAAGAAGCAATCCAGCGGCTGGAAAAAGAGACCTTTGATCTGATTATTTCGGACCTTAAAATGCCGGGGATTGATGGTTCCCAGGTGTTGAAAAAGGCTAAGGAGATCAGCCCCGAAATTCCGTTCATTCTTTTAACCGCCTTTGGAACGATCGATTCGGCAGTTGCCGCCATGAAAGAGGGGGCTTTTGATTATCTGACCAAGCCAGTTAACAATGACGAAGTCAAGTTGGTGATTAAAAAGGCCCTTGATTTGTACCACCTGACTAAAGAAGTGGAACGGCTTCGCGAGAAAGTTGAAATCAATAAGGATTTTAAAGAAATGATCGGCCGTAGTTTAAAGATGCGGTCATTGTTTAAACTGATCAAGCTGGTTTCGAACAGCAATACCACCATTTTGATTCACGGGGAGTCGGGAACGGGCAAGGAACTCGTCGCCAGAGCGATTCATTACAACAGTCCCCGGCGGGAAGGGCCCTTTGTGACCATTGACTGCGGAGCCTTGCCTGAAACGCTTCTTGAAAGTGAATTGTTTGGCCATGTCAGAGGGTCGTTTACGGGTGCAATCAACAATAAAAAGGGATTGTTTGAAGAGGCCAACGGAGGGACCCTTCTCCTGGATGAAATTGGGGATACGACCCTGGCTTTTCAATCCAAACTTTTGAGAGTTCTTCAGGAAAGCGAGATTCGGCCCGTGGGAAGCAACCGGAGTTCGAAGGTTGACGTCAGGGTGGTTTCGGCAACCAATAAGGATTTGAGAGAAGAGGTGAAAAAAAAGAGCTTCCGGGATGACCTCTATTACCGGCTTGCGGTGGTTCCTGTTCTGATTCCTTCCCTGAAGGAACGAAAAGAAGATATTCCGCTTTTAGTCGACCACTTTATCAAGAAATATTGCGGTCAAAACGATCTTTCCCAAAAGCGAATTTCACCCTCGGTCATGAAAGTATTGATTGATTATCCCTGGCCTGGAAATGTCCGGGAGCTTGAAAATGTCATTGAAAGAGCCGTATTAATCAATCCCGGCACGGAAATCAAGCTGGAGGCTTTATTTGATGAGCGGGCCCGTGCGAGCGAGATGTTAAACCCCCTGCGGGCAACAACCCATGCGGCCATTCAAACCCTTGAAAGAGAAGAGATTGCCGTTGCGATGAAAAATACAAACGGTAACCGCACGCAAGCCGCCAGACTTCTCGGTATCAGTCGGGCAACACTGTATAATAAAATTCGACAATACGGTTTAATGTCCCGCACTGTCTAATGTGTTGAACACCAAAAAAATTCGATTTATTTGGTGTTTTTTCATTTTTCCATTTTTCCGTCTAACCAGATAGACAAACTTTTTTGACCCGTTCTCTCAAGTTTCATATTATCTTCCCCTTTTTTTCCTATTTTATCCGTTCCAAAAAAAAATCATCATTGTAAATCAATAAGTTATACCGACGGGGTATTAGCTGGTATGGTCCTTGCAATTTGAAATGATCTAAATTTCAAATTTTTGATTCGTTTTTTTTATGAAAGATAAAAAATCAACAAGCGAGACTTCACCCGGTTCAGAAAAATTCCATAAAAATTTTAACGAAATTAACAAAGTAATTAATCATAAGGAGAACATTTATGAAAAAGGGATTTTATAGCAGGTTAATAGTATTATGTTCTGCTATTTTTCTATTTGGGTTTTTGCTTTACCCCGTGATGGCAGAGGAGAGTCACCAGCATGACCCTGGAGTGGTTGTGGCGGCATCTGACGCCGATCCTTCCTGGCAGGCAAAATTAAAGAAACAGATTGAACGGGAAGATACGATGGAAGGAAAAACCGGACTATCGGACAAAATTGATGCCGCTATGAATAAGCTGATGCAGGAGATTTCCGGGGGCACCGGGCACGCCGGTCATGCTTCAGGAAGCGGTCCTTACCAGGAAATGAGCACCATGCAGCAGATGGATAAAAGTTTCTTTCTGGGTCCTGGCACGGTCAGTGAGACGGTAACAGCCGGAGGGCATTGTCCTGCAGGCGCACCCAGGAAAGATTTTGATGTGACTGCGATTAATGTGGAAATTACGCTTAATCAATGGGGAGATTATCACCCCGGTTTCATGTATGT is from Nitrospirota bacterium and encodes:
- a CDS encoding sigma-54-dependent Fis family transcriptional regulator encodes the protein MNLPEINRILVVDDEVNMRALFEKILGKEGYEVETASTGEEAIQRLEKETFDLIISDLKMPGIDGSQVLKKAKEISPEIPFILLTAFGTIDSAVAAMKEGAFDYLTKPVNNDEVKLVIKKALDLYHLTKEVERLREKVEINKDFKEMIGRSLKMRSLFKLIKLVSNSNTTILIHGESGTGKELVARAIHYNSPRREGPFVTIDCGALPETLLESELFGHVRGSFTGAINNKKGLFEEANGGTLLLDEIGDTTLAFQSKLLRVLQESEIRPVGSNRSSKVDVRVVSATNKDLREEVKKKSFRDDLYYRLAVVPVLIPSLKERKEDIPLLVDHFIKKYCGQNDLSQKRISPSVMKVLIDYPWPGNVRELENVIERAVLINPGTEIKLEALFDERARASEMLNPLRATTHAAIQTLEREEIAVAMKNTNGNRTQAARLLGISRATLYNKIRQYGLMSRTV